A region from the Caldicellulosiruptor naganoensis genome encodes:
- the rpsO gene encoding 30S ribosomal protein S15 — MLTKEQKQEIIRKFQLHESDTGSPEVQIALLTERINRLNEHLQIHKKDFHSRRGLLKMVGQRRKLLNYLKKYDINRYRELIEKLGLRK; from the coding sequence ATGCTCACAAAAGAACAAAAGCAGGAAATAATCAGAAAATTCCAACTTCATGAATCTGATACAGGTTCTCCAGAGGTACAGATAGCTCTTTTGACAGAGAGAATAAATAGGCTAAACGAGCATTTGCAGATTCATAAAAAAGACTTTCATTCGAGAAGAGGCCTTTTGAAGATGGTAGGTCAGAGAAGGAAGCTTCTTAACTATCTAAAGAAGTATGACATCAACAGATATCGTGAACTAATTGAAAAATTAGGACTGAGAAAGTAA
- a CDS encoding DHH family phosphoesterase: MIESKIINCLLNSDRIAIVSHENPDGDCIGSMLALYLALTKKGKETRMFLKNNVPKNLSFLPAADKIEVKEEIYEVFDVLVLLDTGELERTGIKNVQNCYKKLINIDHHITSEGIGDYYYINSSAAATGEIIYQLVKLMGIDNDKDIATCLYTSIFTDTGGFRYSNTTSVTHQIAGDLINMGIDFVYIINKVFDEMSLSKFNLLRDALQTLELFENNRVAFLTITREMFEKNNASRDETENIINFAKNIEGVEVAALFIEEDGRIKVSLRSKYYVDVAAISKDFGGGGHPRAAGFSINSSDISQIKKRLLQRLKSDVK; this comes from the coding sequence TTGATAGAGAGCAAGATTATAAACTGCCTTTTGAACTCAGACAGAATTGCAATTGTCTCACATGAAAATCCTGATGGGGATTGTATAGGTTCTATGCTTGCACTTTATTTGGCACTCACCAAGAAAGGCAAAGAGACGAGAATGTTTTTAAAAAACAATGTTCCAAAGAATCTTTCATTTCTGCCTGCTGCAGACAAGATTGAAGTCAAAGAGGAGATTTATGAGGTATTTGATGTTTTAGTGCTTCTTGACACTGGAGAACTTGAAAGAACGGGGATTAAGAATGTTCAAAATTGTTATAAAAAACTCATTAATATTGACCATCATATAACAAGTGAAGGAATAGGTGATTATTACTATATAAACTCATCAGCTGCAGCAACTGGTGAAATAATATACCAATTAGTAAAACTTATGGGTATTGATAACGACAAAGATATAGCAACTTGTCTTTATACGAGCATTTTTACTGACACGGGTGGGTTCAGGTATTCAAATACTACATCAGTAACACACCAAATTGCAGGTGACTTGATAAATATGGGAATTGACTTTGTATATATCATAAACAAAGTATTTGATGAGATGAGTCTTTCTAAGTTTAACCTTTTGAGAGATGCTCTTCAGACTTTAGAGCTCTTTGAAAACAACAGAGTAGCTTTTTTGACAATTACAAGAGAGATGTTTGAGAAAAACAATGCCTCGCGAGATGAAACAGAAAATATTATAAATTTTGCAAAGAATATTGAAGGTGTTGAAGTGGCTGCCCTGTTTATCGAAGAGGATGGCAGAATAAAGGTAAGTCTTAGGTCAAAGTACTATGTGGATGTTGCAGCAATTTCAAAAGACTTTGGAGGTGGAGGCCATCCCAGGGCAGCTGGTTTTAGCATAAACAGTAGCGACATAAGTCAAATCAAGAAGAGACTACTACAAAGGCTTAAAAGTGATGTTAAATGA
- the infB gene encoding translation initiation factor IF-2, producing MTNKLRIYEFAKLLEIQNKDLMDILSKLNIEYKNHMSALEENDVNLVLEYILQEKEKEQGERRKRERLPAHKEGSVAERPQKTQDQKRHQQQGERVSYPHDRRAEQKLPQKSQQESRQRFDKSRRERPQVNVAQKESTAVVEKKEKKATVGEHKVIEIFTQEPEKRQAAKPKYEVSKEQKIEKKYQDKTTTKQKTEKAPKHKKQLFHVEDLLHEEVPVDREELEKIDKEVEDTLLEEEYLQEKHVRRGRKEKPKKKSKEQKEVLKLQTKTVQEEKKEEIVRIPEKITVGDFANLIGKPAAEVIKKLIMLGVMANINQEIDFDVASLIAEDYGFKVEKEIIKSEEEILLEDQEDPPESLQPRPPVVVVMGHVDHGKTSLLDAIRKTNVTEKEAGGITQHIGASVVEVNGRKITFLDTPGHEAFTAMRARGAQVTDIAVLVVAADDGVMPQTVEAINHAKAANVTIIVAINKIDKPEANPERVKQQLSEYGLIPEEWGGDTVFVNVSAKKKIGIDHLLEMILLVADLLELKANPNRPARGRVIEAKLDKGRGPVATVLVQKGTLKVGDYVVVGSTWGRVRAMIDDKGQRIKEAGPSMPVEILGLEDVPTAGDELVCVKDEKTAKTVAQIRQDRLKEEKMQQSKISLDELFERIQKGQLKELRVIIKADVQGSVEALKAAVEKLSNEQVTVKVIHAAVGAITESDVTLASASDAIIIGFNVRPEVGAMSLAEKEKVDIRMYRIIYDVINDIEAAMKGLLEPVYKEVIIGHAEVRQIFKSSSVGTIAGCYVLDGKITRTSNARIIRDGVVVYEGKLASLKRFKDDVREVAAGYECGMTFEKFNDIKEGDIVEAYEMQKVES from the coding sequence ATGACAAATAAACTTAGGATATATGAATTTGCAAAGCTTTTAGAGATTCAAAACAAAGATTTAATGGATATACTTAGTAAGTTGAACATCGAATACAAAAATCATATGAGTGCTTTAGAAGAAAACGATGTTAATCTCGTTTTGGAATATATATTACAAGAAAAGGAAAAAGAACAAGGGGAAAGAAGAAAAAGAGAGAGGTTGCCAGCTCATAAAGAAGGCAGTGTGGCAGAAAGGCCGCAAAAAACTCAAGATCAGAAAAGACATCAACAACAAGGGGAGAGAGTGTCTTATCCTCATGATAGAAGAGCTGAACAAAAACTGCCTCAAAAATCTCAGCAGGAAAGTAGACAAAGATTTGACAAAAGCAGAAGAGAAAGACCTCAAGTAAATGTAGCACAGAAAGAAAGTACTGCAGTTGTTGAGAAAAAGGAGAAAAAAGCTACTGTTGGTGAGCACAAGGTAATAGAAATATTTACACAAGAGCCTGAAAAAAGACAGGCTGCAAAACCTAAATATGAGGTTTCAAAAGAACAAAAGATTGAGAAAAAGTATCAGGACAAAACTACTACCAAGCAGAAAACTGAAAAGGCACCAAAGCACAAAAAACAGCTATTTCATGTTGAGGACTTACTCCACGAAGAGGTTCCGGTTGATAGAGAAGAGCTTGAGAAAATTGATAAAGAGGTAGAAGACACTTTATTAGAAGAGGAATACTTACAAGAAAAACATGTAAGGCGTGGAAGAAAAGAAAAACCCAAGAAAAAATCAAAAGAGCAAAAAGAAGTATTAAAACTTCAAACAAAGACTGTACAAGAGGAAAAGAAAGAAGAGATTGTAAGAATTCCAGAAAAAATAACTGTTGGTGACTTTGCAAACCTGATAGGAAAGCCTGCTGCTGAGGTCATTAAAAAACTCATAATGCTTGGTGTGATGGCAAATATTAATCAAGAAATTGATTTTGATGTGGCATCTTTGATTGCAGAAGACTATGGGTTTAAGGTTGAAAAAGAGATAATAAAGAGCGAAGAGGAGATACTTTTAGAAGACCAAGAGGACCCACCAGAATCACTACAACCACGACCACCTGTTGTAGTTGTAATGGGGCATGTTGACCATGGAAAAACGTCACTTCTTGATGCGATACGAAAGACGAATGTGACGGAAAAAGAGGCAGGTGGTATTACGCAGCACATTGGTGCATCTGTTGTTGAAGTAAACGGTAGGAAGATTACATTTTTAGACACACCTGGCCATGAAGCATTTACTGCTATGAGAGCTCGTGGTGCGCAAGTGACTGACATTGCAGTCTTGGTTGTTGCAGCAGACGATGGTGTTATGCCACAGACGGTTGAGGCAATAAATCACGCAAAAGCAGCAAATGTGACAATTATAGTTGCTATTAACAAGATTGACAAACCAGAAGCAAATCCAGAGAGAGTAAAACAACAACTTTCTGAGTATGGTCTTATACCTGAGGAATGGGGTGGAGATACTGTATTTGTAAACGTCTCTGCTAAAAAGAAGATAGGTATAGACCATTTACTGGAAATGATTTTGCTTGTTGCCGACCTGCTTGAGCTCAAAGCAAATCCAAACAGGCCAGCTCGTGGTAGAGTAATAGAAGCAAAGCTTGACAAAGGAAGAGGGCCTGTTGCCACAGTTTTGGTTCAAAAAGGTACACTTAAAGTAGGCGATTATGTAGTTGTTGGCAGTACATGGGGAAGAGTAAGAGCAATGATTGATGACAAAGGGCAAAGAATTAAAGAGGCAGGTCCTTCCATGCCTGTTGAGATTTTAGGGCTTGAAGATGTTCCAACTGCTGGGGATGAACTGGTTTGTGTGAAGGATGAAAAAACAGCAAAAACAGTTGCACAAATTCGCCAAGATAGACTCAAAGAAGAAAAGATGCAGCAGTCTAAGATTTCGCTTGATGAGCTGTTTGAGAGGATTCAGAAAGGACAACTTAAAGAGCTGAGAGTTATAATTAAAGCGGATGTACAGGGTTCTGTAGAGGCTTTGAAAGCTGCCGTAGAAAAACTTTCGAATGAACAGGTGACAGTGAAGGTCATTCATGCTGCTGTTGGTGCGATTACAGAGTCAGACGTCACACTGGCTTCTGCATCAGATGCAATAATTATCGGGTTTAACGTAAGACCAGAAGTGGGTGCGATGTCTTTGGCAGAGAAAGAAAAGGTTGATATCAGAATGTACAGAATCATATATGATGTTATAAATGACATAGAAGCGGCAATGAAAGGTCTTTTAGAACCTGTGTATAAAGAAGTAATAATTGGTCATGCTGAAGTAAGACAGATATTCAAATCATCATCTGTCGGGACTATTGCTGGTTGTTATGTTTTAGATGGTAAAATAACAAGGACTTCTAATGCACGAATTATCAGAGACGGTGTTGTTGTTTATGAGGGCAAACTTGCTTCGCTTAAAAGGTTTAAAGATGATGTCAGAGAGGTTGCAGCTGGGTATGAGTGCGGTATGACATTTGAAAAATTCAACGACATAAAAGAAGGAGATATTGTTGAAGCATACGAAATGCAAAAGGTAGAAAGCTAA
- the truB gene encoding tRNA pseudouridine(55) synthase TruB, whose protein sequence is MNGILLVDKPVGLTSHDVVEYVRKLFKTKVGHSGTLDPFATGLLVLLIGEATKLSSFFTQEKKTYIATMQFGMKTDTLDITGKVLMKNNVFIKTSEVETVLKNLKGEIELFVPLYSAKKVKGKKLYEYAREGIDIEIPRMKSIIYNIEMINYCYPYLTFRVECSHGTYIRSLAEEIARRLDTIATLTMLRRVKSGRFDVSSSFTLDLISRKTMVPLKSLISNEIFIKESAYKKVVNGNPLTLKDIKEIRQSNGVFAEFYKTQLSDTFFVYQRVDDKFKYLLKVENNR, encoded by the coding sequence ATGAACGGAATACTTTTAGTTGACAAGCCAGTTGGTCTTACTTCTCATGATGTTGTTGAGTACGTTAGAAAACTCTTTAAAACAAAAGTTGGACACAGCGGAACACTTGACCCATTTGCAACAGGACTTTTAGTGCTTTTGATAGGAGAGGCAACAAAACTTTCATCTTTTTTTACACAAGAAAAAAAGACCTATATAGCCACAATGCAATTTGGAATGAAAACAGATACACTTGATATAACTGGTAAAGTGTTGATGAAGAACAATGTCTTTATAAAGACAAGTGAAGTTGAAACTGTGCTGAAGAATCTAAAAGGGGAAATTGAACTTTTTGTTCCTCTCTATTCTGCAAAAAAGGTAAAAGGGAAAAAGCTATATGAGTATGCCAGAGAAGGAATTGATATTGAAATTCCAAGGATGAAGAGTATCATATATAATATAGAGATGATAAACTATTGCTATCCTTATCTAACCTTTAGAGTTGAGTGTAGCCACGGCACATATATTAGAAGCTTGGCTGAAGAGATAGCAAGAAGACTTGATACTATTGCTACTTTGACTATGCTTAGAAGAGTGAAAAGTGGTAGGTTTGATGTAAGCTCCTCTTTTACATTGGACCTTATTTCAAGAAAAACTATGGTTCCTTTGAAAAGTTTGATTTCAAATGAGATATTTATAAAGGAAAGTGCTTATAAAAAAGTAGTTAATGGCAATCCTTTAACATTGAAAGATATAAAAGAAATAAGACAAAGCAATGGAGTTTTTGCAGAATTTTACAAAACACAGTTAAGTGATACCTTTTTCGTTTACCAAAGAGTGGATGATAAGTTTAAATATCTATTGAAGGTGGAAAATAACAGATGA
- a CDS encoding threonine/serine exporter family protein encodes MEQSIWFQLFSAFFVSFSFAILTNSPKKTLFYCGIIGMFGWLVNIIFLRLSFSPIIGVFFAALTVSKLSEIFARLLKNPVPIFLIPGIIPLVPGAGMYNTMIALIKSHFDSAIKTGIQTLLVAGSIAIALMLVTSFNWIFKVFQKEKFIK; translated from the coding sequence GTGGAACAAAGTATCTGGTTTCAACTTTTCTCAGCATTTTTTGTAAGTTTTTCATTTGCAATCTTAACAAATTCACCTAAAAAAACCCTGTTTTATTGTGGTATAATCGGTATGTTTGGCTGGCTTGTTAACATAATATTTTTACGGTTAAGCTTTTCTCCTATTATAGGGGTGTTTTTTGCTGCATTGACGGTTAGTAAATTGTCAGAGATTTTTGCAAGACTTCTTAAAAATCCTGTGCCAATCTTTCTTATACCCGGCATAATACCTCTTGTACCAGGCGCTGGAATGTATAATACAATGATTGCACTTATAAAAAGTCACTTTGACAGTGCAATAAAAACAGGCATCCAAACACTTTTGGTTGCTGGAAGTATTGCAATAGCCTTGATGCTTGTTACATCATTCAATTGGATTTTTAAGGTATTTCAAAAAGAAAAGTTCATTAAGTAA
- a CDS encoding bifunctional riboflavin kinase/FAD synthetase, with translation MNIYNRILKRNDTPVVALGFFDGFHVGHKKVFEVLNLNANRRRKVVFTFKNHPDKLLGLDLRYILTNSERLEFFEKHGIEDVYFIEFTKEFMQIDKDRFIKEILIEKLNAGLVVVGYDFTFGYKAEGNSEYLCKKLKDYGRECIVVDPVTCNDQVVSSTLIRNLIMNGNIQLANSMLGYNFFVNGIVKKGNRIGRKLGFPTLNIRFDKNKLVPKRGVYVTNTIIDSKRYISLTNVGFNPTVSKTQSIKIETHVLDFEEKMYGKKIKIEFIDFIREERKFESLQELKTQIEKDIEYVKALFCKATL, from the coding sequence ATGAATATTTACAACAGGATTCTAAAAAGAAATGATACACCAGTAGTGGCTTTAGGTTTTTTTGATGGTTTTCACGTAGGACACAAGAAAGTATTTGAGGTTTTAAACTTAAATGCTAATCGGCGTAGAAAAGTTGTTTTTACATTCAAAAATCACCCTGACAAACTGCTTGGACTCGACCTTAGATATATCCTTACAAATAGTGAAAGATTAGAATTTTTTGAAAAGCATGGGATCGAAGATGTATATTTTATTGAATTCACAAAGGAGTTTATGCAAATAGATAAAGATAGATTTATTAAAGAGATTTTGATTGAAAAACTAAATGCTGGTTTAGTAGTGGTGGGATATGATTTTACATTTGGTTATAAAGCAGAGGGAAATAGTGAATATCTCTGTAAAAAACTTAAAGACTATGGCAGAGAGTGCATAGTAGTAGACCCTGTAACATGCAACGACCAAGTTGTATCAAGTACTCTTATTCGAAATTTAATAATGAATGGGAATATTCAGCTTGCAAACTCAATGTTAGGTTACAATTTTTTCGTAAATGGAATTGTTAAAAAAGGGAATAGAATTGGCAGGAAGTTAGGATTCCCCACCCTTAATATACGGTTTGACAAAAACAAACTCGTACCCAAAAGAGGAGTGTATGTTACAAATACTATTATTGACAGCAAAAGATATATATCCCTCACAAACGTAGGCTTCAATCCTACAGTGTCAAAAACCCAGAGTATAAAGATAGAAACACATGTTTTGGATTTTGAGGAAAAAATGTATGGTAAAAAGATTAAGATAGAGTTTATTGATTTTATACGCGAGGAGAGAAAATTTGAGAGCTTGCAAGAGCTGAAAACTCAGATTGAGAAAGATATAGAATATGTAAAAGCTTTATTTTGCAAAGCAACTCTATAG
- a CDS encoding threonine/serine exporter family protein, which produces MMTPKELIEVALLAGEIMLKNGAETYRVEDTMVRICSKGNLKFNESFVIPTGIVATVADEKNNLLTISKRIKNRTIDLNKISLVNQFSRDFEKHDFTYEKAIKILNDIQNKKGYSNKITPLAAALVCCFSTILFGGKMLDAISAFFVGLFTQIVLNILNSKNLSYFISYIIGGFSTATLALITVNFHLGINLDKIIIGSVMIMTPGVAITNAIRDTIAGDLLSGVARGVEASLIAIFIATGAGIALSILK; this is translated from the coding sequence ATGATGACTCCAAAGGAACTTATTGAAGTTGCGCTGTTAGCTGGGGAGATCATGCTCAAAAATGGAGCAGAAACTTACAGAGTTGAAGATACAATGGTACGGATATGTTCAAAAGGAAATCTGAAATTCAACGAAAGCTTTGTCATCCCTACCGGAATTGTAGCAACAGTTGCGGATGAAAAGAACAATCTTTTGACCATTTCTAAGAGAATAAAAAATAGAACAATTGACTTAAACAAAATATCTCTTGTCAACCAGTTTTCAAGAGATTTTGAAAAGCATGATTTCACTTATGAAAAAGCTATTAAAATTTTGAATGATATACAAAACAAAAAGGGATATAGTAATAAGATAACCCCACTTGCAGCAGCTTTAGTATGTTGTTTTTCTACAATACTTTTCGGCGGAAAGATGTTGGATGCAATATCTGCCTTTTTTGTTGGCCTATTTACTCAAATAGTGCTCAACATTCTTAACTCAAAAAATCTTTCTTATTTTATTTCTTATATCATAGGTGGTTTTTCAACAGCTACCTTGGCTTTGATAACCGTTAATTTCCATCTTGGAATTAACTTAGATAAGATAATCATTGGCTCTGTTATGATCATGACCCCCGGTGTTGCAATAACAAATGCAATAAGAGATACAATTGCAGGTGACCTTCTTTCTGGTGTTGCAAGAGGCGTTGAAGCATCTTTGATAGCCATTTTCATTGCAACTGGAGCAGGAATTGCCCTAAGCATTTTAAAATAA
- the rbfA gene encoding 30S ribosome-binding factor RbfA gives MQFDRADRVAEEIKKEISDIIQHELKDPRICAELVSIVKVNMSKDLRHAKVFVSIFDKDKEKITSTMKALENAKPYIRREISQRIKLRFSPEISFELDDSIEYGARISQILNQLKISKNEEEEEILEDESEGEQEN, from the coding sequence ATGCAATTTGATAGGGCTGATAGAGTTGCTGAGGAAATAAAAAAAGAGATAAGTGATATAATTCAGCATGAGTTAAAAGACCCACGTATTTGTGCAGAACTTGTGAGCATTGTAAAGGTGAATATGAGTAAGGATTTGAGGCATGCAAAGGTCTTTGTCAGTATCTTTGACAAAGACAAAGAAAAGATTACAAGTACTATGAAAGCTTTAGAAAATGCAAAACCTTATATAAGAAGAGAGATTTCTCAAAGGATAAAGTTGAGGTTTTCACCAGAGATATCATTTGAGTTAGATGATTCAATAGAATACGGTGCAAGAATATCGCAAATTCTAAACCAATTGAAAATTTCAAAAAATGAAGAGGAAGAAGAAATACTTGAGGATGAAAGTGAAGGTGAACAGGAAAATTGA
- a CDS encoding serine hydroxymethyltransferase, protein MYFYNLVKDTDPEIAEAIKNELKRQQSKIELIASENFVSVAVMAAMGSPLTNKYAEGYPNKRYYGGCEYIDVIESIAIERAKKLFGAEHANVQPHSGAQANMAVYFAVLNPGDTILGMNLSHGGHLTHGSPVNFSGKLYNIVSYGVNPETETIDYDEVLRLAKEHRPKLILAGASAYPRVIDFKKFREIADEVGAYLMVDMAHIAGLVAAGLHPSPVEYADFVTTTTHKTLRGPRGGLILCKEKYAKLIDKSIFPGIQGGPLEHVIAAKAVALKEAMTEEFKNYQMQILKNAKALSSRLIERGFRLVSGGTDNHLMLVDLRNKGITGRDAEKRLDSLNITCNKNAIPFDTQSPMVTSGIRLGTPAVTTRGFKEEDMVEVADIIHDALTNSDSDENILQRVKALCEKYPLYSEFKE, encoded by the coding sequence ATGTATTTCTATAATTTGGTAAAAGATACTGACCCTGAAATAGCTGAGGCAATTAAAAATGAGCTAAAAAGGCAGCAAAGTAAGATTGAGCTCATTGCTTCTGAAAACTTTGTGTCAGTTGCTGTTATGGCAGCAATGGGTTCACCTTTGACAAATAAATATGCGGAAGGATATCCTAACAAAAGGTATTACGGTGGCTGTGAGTACATTGATGTTATTGAGTCAATTGCAATTGAAAGAGCAAAAAAACTGTTTGGGGCAGAGCATGCGAATGTGCAGCCACACTCTGGTGCTCAGGCAAATATGGCTGTGTATTTTGCAGTGTTGAATCCTGGAGATACCATACTTGGCATGAATCTTTCACATGGTGGACATCTTACACATGGAAGTCCAGTTAACTTTTCTGGTAAACTTTACAATATTGTGTCCTATGGTGTTAACCCTGAAACAGAGACAATAGATTATGATGAAGTATTAAGGTTGGCAAAAGAGCACAGACCCAAGCTGATTTTGGCGGGTGCCTCTGCATATCCAAGAGTTATTGACTTCAAAAAGTTTAGAGAAATAGCTGATGAAGTTGGAGCATATTTGATGGTTGACATGGCACACATTGCAGGCTTGGTTGCTGCAGGGCTTCATCCATCACCTGTTGAATATGCTGATTTTGTGACCACAACAACTCATAAGACACTTAGAGGTCCTCGAGGGGGGTTAATCCTCTGCAAAGAAAAATATGCAAAGCTGATTGACAAGTCTATATTCCCTGGCATTCAAGGTGGACCTTTAGAACATGTGATTGCAGCAAAAGCAGTTGCTCTGAAGGAGGCAATGACAGAAGAGTTTAAAAACTATCAGATGCAGATTCTTAAAAACGCTAAAGCTCTCAGCTCAAGACTAATAGAAAGAGGATTTAGATTAGTTAGCGGTGGTACAGACAATCATTTGATGCTTGTTGATTTGCGAAACAAGGGTATTACTGGCAGAGATGCAGAAAAAAGACTTGACAGTTTGAATATAACATGTAATAAAAATGCAATTCCTTTTGATACTCAAAGCCCGATGGTGACGAGTGGCATAAGGCTTGGTACACCAGCTGTGACAACCCGTGGTTTTAAAGAAGAGGACATGGTAGAAGTTGCTGACATCATTCACGATGCTTTGACAAACTCTGATTCAGATGAGAATATATTGCAAAGAGTTAAGGCGTTGTGTGAAAAGTATCCACTTTATAGCGAATTTAAAGAGTAA
- a CDS encoding polyribonucleotide nucleotidyltransferase, whose product MESKIYKMELAGRELSFEIGKYALLANGAVLARYGDTAVLVTACASEKPREGINFFPLTVDYEERLYSVGKIPGGFIKREGKPSEKAILSARLIDRPIRPLFPKDFYHDVSVIATVLSVDPDNPPDVLAMLGSSVALSISDIPFEGPTGSVLVGYVDGKIVINPTAKEREVSKLHLVVSGTKDKVMMIEAGAQEIPEDIMLEAIMTAQEEIKKIVEFIEGIVKEVGKPKMQYEKRIVPEEIKQKVRELAYEKVYQYIQIPDKIERDKKLDELKEEVFKAFEGESEDTLLLVDDALYNLEKEIVRKMIAEEGRRPDGRKFDEIRPLYAEVGILPRTHGSALFKRGYTQVLTVATLGTKSEMQFLDGLEEEEAKRYMHHYNFPPYSTGESKPVRGPGRREIGHGALAERALEPVIPSEDEFPYTIRLVSEVLTSNGSTSQASVCGSTLALMDAGVPIKAPVAGISIGLITKEDGSFITLTDIQGIEDFFGDMDFKVAGTREGITAIQLDIKIHGLTREIIEKALYQAREARLKILDFMQTVIDKPRSELSPYAPKIFKTTVDPEKIRDIIGPGGKMIHKIIAETNVKIDIEPDGRIFVAAPDDISGNRAISMIEGIGREIEVGQFFLGKVTRTASYGAFVEIYPGKEGLVHISQLDNRRLKSVDEVVKVGDLVLVKVIGIDKLGRIALSRKEALNVTYSRRAK is encoded by the coding sequence TTGGAAAGTAAAATCTACAAAATGGAACTTGCCGGCAGAGAACTTAGTTTTGAAATTGGAAAGTATGCGCTTTTAGCAAACGGAGCAGTTTTGGCAAGGTATGGTGATACAGCTGTTTTAGTAACCGCTTGTGCTTCAGAAAAGCCAAGAGAGGGTATAAACTTTTTCCCGTTAACGGTTGATTACGAAGAGAGACTTTATTCTGTAGGGAAGATTCCTGGTGGTTTTATCAAAAGAGAAGGAAAACCTTCTGAAAAGGCAATTTTGTCTGCAAGGTTAATTGATAGGCCGATACGTCCTCTCTTTCCAAAAGACTTTTACCATGATGTATCTGTCATTGCAACAGTTTTATCAGTTGACCCTGACAATCCACCTGATGTTTTAGCTATGCTTGGATCATCAGTTGCTCTATCAATATCTGATATTCCATTTGAAGGTCCAACTGGTTCAGTGCTTGTGGGATATGTTGATGGAAAGATTGTAATTAATCCTACAGCAAAGGAAAGGGAAGTCAGCAAACTGCATCTTGTTGTCTCTGGTACAAAAGATAAAGTTATGATGATTGAAGCGGGTGCTCAAGAGATTCCAGAAGACATAATGCTTGAAGCTATAATGACTGCTCAAGAGGAGATTAAAAAGATTGTTGAGTTTATAGAGGGAATAGTAAAAGAAGTTGGGAAACCAAAGATGCAATATGAAAAAAGGATTGTTCCTGAAGAGATAAAACAGAAAGTAAGAGAACTTGCATATGAAAAGGTATATCAATATATTCAGATACCTGACAAGATAGAGAGGGATAAAAAACTTGACGAACTGAAAGAAGAAGTTTTTAAAGCATTTGAAGGCGAATCAGAAGACACGCTTCTTTTGGTTGACGATGCTCTTTACAACTTAGAAAAAGAGATTGTTCGAAAGATGATTGCTGAAGAAGGTAGAAGACCTGATGGAAGAAAGTTTGACGAAATCAGACCTTTATATGCTGAGGTAGGAATTTTACCAAGAACACACGGCTCTGCCCTTTTCAAAAGAGGTTATACACAAGTTCTAACAGTTGCAACGCTTGGAACAAAGAGTGAAATGCAGTTTTTAGACGGTCTTGAGGAAGAAGAGGCAAAAAGGTATATGCATCACTACAACTTCCCACCATATTCAACAGGGGAGTCAAAGCCAGTGAGAGGACCCGGCAGAAGAGAAATAGGTCATGGTGCTTTGGCAGAAAGGGCACTTGAGCCTGTTATACCATCAGAAGATGAGTTTCCATACACTATACGACTTGTGTCAGAAGTTTTGACATCAAACGGGTCAACCTCTCAGGCAAGCGTTTGTGGTAGTACGCTTGCATTGATGGATGCGGGTGTTCCTATAAAGGCACCTGTTGCAGGTATTTCAATTGGTCTTATTACAAAAGAGGACGGTAGTTTTATCACACTTACCGACATCCAAGGGATAGAAGATTTCTTTGGCGATATGGACTTTAAAGTAGCTGGAACGCGAGAAGGTATCACTGCTATTCAGCTTGATATAAAAATTCATGGTCTTACAAGAGAAATAATTGAAAAAGCGTTGTATCAAGCAAGAGAGGCAAGACTTAAGATTTTAGATTTTATGCAGACTGTGATTGACAAACCTAGAAGTGAACTTTCACCGTATGCTCCAAAGATATTCAAAACTACAGTTGATCCTGAAAAAATTCGCGACATAATAGGTCCTGGTGGCAAAATGATTCACAAAATCATTGCAGAGACAAACGTAAAGATTGATATAGAGCCAGATGGTAGAATATTTGTAGCTGCACCTGATGATATCTCAGGAAATAGAGCAATTAGCATGATTGAAGGCATAGGCCGTGAGATTGAGGTAGGACAGTTCTTCTTAGGTAAAGTTACACGAACAGCTTCTTACGGAGCATTTGTTGAGATATACCCAGGTAAAGAAGGACTTGTACACATTTCCCAGCTTGACAACAGAAGATTAAAGTCGGTTGATGAGGTTGTGAAGGTTGGAGACCTGGTGTTAGTAAAAGTAATTGGAATTGACAAACTTGGGAGAATTGCACTTTCTCGAAAAGAAGCTTTAAATGTCACATATTCGCGCAGGGCAAAATAA